A portion of the Salvelinus fontinalis isolate EN_2023a chromosome 32, ASM2944872v1, whole genome shotgun sequence genome contains these proteins:
- the LOC129831470 gene encoding transcription and mRNA export factor ENY2, which produces MSKDSQMRAAINQKLIEMGERDRLKELLRAKLVECGWKDQLKAHCKDVIREKGLEHITVEDLVAEITPKGRALVPDSVKKELLQRIKTFLAQHSTL; this is translated from the exons ATGAGCAAAGATTCACAAATGAGGGCAGCAATAAATCAGAAATTAATTGAAATGGGGGAACGGGATCG GTTGAAAGAATTGCTCAGGGCGAAGCTGGTAGAATGTGGGTGGAAGGATCAGTTGAAAGCACACTGCAAAG ATGTTATCAGAGAAAAGGGCTTGGAACACATAACAGTGGAGGACCTGGTAGCAGAAATCACACCAAAAGGAAGAG CACTTGTACCAGATAGTGTGAAGAAGGAACTATTACAGAGAATCAAAACTTTTTTAGCTCAACACTCTACCTTGTGA